A region of Paractinoplanes abujensis DNA encodes the following proteins:
- a CDS encoding ABC transporter permease: MKYFLQRIAFYLFTAWAAITLNFFIPRLVPGDPVQSLIAKFRGQLSTEAINSLYVLFGLDDNKGLWAQYVDYWKQLFQGDLGLSFTFFPSPVADIIGDALPWTVLLVGITTVISFLIGTGLGVFAGWRRGSWTDGLLPVTTFFSSVPYFWLGIIAIYLLTGPDSFFPSSGGFESSLVPAWDQYFIPSALQHSLLPALTILISSVSGWILSMRNMMVTVSSEDYITVAHAKGLSERRVAVSYAARNALLPNISGFALSLGFIVGGTLLVEIVFSYPGLGFILLQALGAKDYPLMQGIFLVITISVLVANLLADLAYLLLDPRTRKEG, translated from the coding sequence GTGAAGTACTTCCTGCAACGCATCGCGTTCTACCTGTTCACGGCCTGGGCCGCGATCACCCTCAACTTCTTCATCCCGCGCCTGGTACCGGGCGACCCGGTGCAGTCGCTGATCGCCAAGTTCCGCGGTCAGCTGAGCACCGAGGCCATCAACTCGCTGTACGTCCTGTTCGGCCTGGACGACAACAAGGGCCTGTGGGCGCAGTACGTCGACTACTGGAAGCAGCTGTTCCAGGGCGACCTCGGCCTGTCCTTCACCTTCTTCCCGTCGCCGGTCGCGGACATCATCGGCGACGCGCTGCCGTGGACGGTCCTGCTGGTCGGCATCACCACGGTGATCAGCTTCCTGATCGGCACCGGTCTGGGCGTGTTCGCCGGCTGGCGCCGCGGCTCGTGGACCGACGGCCTGCTCCCGGTCACCACGTTCTTCTCGTCGGTGCCGTACTTCTGGCTCGGCATCATCGCGATCTACCTGCTGACCGGCCCGGACAGCTTCTTCCCGTCGTCCGGCGGCTTCGAGTCGTCGCTCGTGCCGGCCTGGGACCAGTACTTCATCCCGAGCGCACTGCAGCACAGCTTGCTGCCCGCGCTGACGATCCTGATCTCGTCGGTCAGCGGCTGGATCCTGAGCATGCGCAACATGATGGTGACGGTCTCGTCCGAGGACTACATCACCGTCGCGCACGCCAAGGGCCTGTCCGAGCGGCGGGTCGCGGTGAGCTACGCCGCCCGCAACGCGTTGCTGCCCAACATCTCCGGGTTCGCGCTGTCGCTCGGCTTCATCGTCGGCGGCACCCTGCTGGTCGAGATCGTCTTCTCGTACCCGGGCCTCGGCTTCATCCTGCTGCAGGCGCTCGGGGCCAAGGACTATCCGCTGATGCAGGGCATCTTCCTGGTCATCACGATCTCGGTGCTGGTGGCCAACCTCCTGGCCGACCTGGCCTACCTGCTCCTCGACCCGCGCACCCGCAAGGAGGGCTGA
- a CDS encoding ABC transporter permease, which produces MTIPTSSTAQVIPGQGAMAAPEPAKPAKAKRQRFLFLKNKKAAFGLIILGVYVLFAIIGPWVTPYDPDARSNDLIQPPSADHWFGTTHLGQDVFSQVLDGTRPVVFVGFLAGTIATVLSVIIGITAGYLGGKTDDTLSALSNVFLVIPAIPLMIIITSILDNASNLLIALIIGLTSWSWNARVLRAQTLSLRRRDYIEASRATGEKTWRIIGFELLPNLTAVIASGFIGTVIFAVLSLITLAFIGIVSAAGWNWGTILFWAQGQQALAQGAWWWFVPAGLAIAFLGTALSLINFAIDEFVSPRLRSAGKTKLKTASGGTVRMRIGFTPVLSNSAEPHTHARAIPINTDGATPVARKVGN; this is translated from the coding sequence ATGACGATCCCCACCTCGAGCACCGCCCAGGTCATCCCCGGCCAGGGGGCCATGGCCGCGCCGGAACCCGCCAAGCCGGCCAAGGCCAAGCGGCAGCGTTTCCTGTTCCTCAAGAACAAGAAGGCCGCCTTCGGTCTGATCATCCTGGGCGTCTACGTACTGTTCGCGATCATCGGCCCGTGGGTCACCCCGTACGACCCGGACGCACGCAGCAACGACCTGATCCAGCCGCCGTCGGCCGACCACTGGTTCGGCACCACGCACCTCGGGCAGGACGTGTTCAGCCAGGTGCTCGACGGCACCCGCCCGGTCGTGTTCGTGGGCTTCCTGGCCGGCACCATCGCCACCGTGCTGTCGGTGATCATCGGCATCACGGCCGGCTACCTGGGCGGCAAGACCGACGACACGCTGTCCGCGCTGTCCAACGTGTTCCTGGTGATCCCGGCCATCCCGCTGATGATCATCATCACCTCGATCCTGGACAACGCCAGCAACCTGCTGATCGCCTTGATCATCGGTCTCACCTCGTGGTCGTGGAACGCCCGGGTGCTGCGCGCGCAGACCCTGTCGCTGCGCCGGCGCGACTACATCGAGGCGTCCCGGGCCACCGGCGAGAAGACCTGGCGGATCATCGGCTTCGAGCTGCTGCCCAACCTGACCGCCGTGATCGCCTCCGGGTTCATCGGCACGGTCATCTTCGCCGTGCTCTCGCTGATCACGCTGGCCTTCATCGGCATCGTCTCGGCGGCCGGCTGGAACTGGGGCACGATCCTGTTCTGGGCGCAGGGCCAGCAGGCGCTGGCCCAGGGCGCGTGGTGGTGGTTCGTGCCGGCCGGTCTGGCCATCGCGTTCCTCGGCACGGCGCTCTCGCTGATCAACTTCGCGATCGACGAGTTCGTCAGCCCCCGCCTGCGCAGCGCGGGCAAGACCAAGCTCAAGACGGCCTCCGGCGGCACCGTACGGATGCGGATCGGCTTCACCCCCGTGCTGTCGAACTCGGCGGAGCCGCACACCCACGCGCGGGCGATCCCGATCAACACCGACGGCGCGACGCCGGTGGCCCGGAAGGTGGGCAACTAG